In Rattus norvegicus strain BN/NHsdMcwi chromosome 1, GRCr8, whole genome shotgun sequence, a genomic segment contains:
- the Ucp3 gene encoding putative mitochondrial transporter UCP3 has protein sequence MVGLQPSEVPPTTVVKFLGAGTAACFADLLTFPLDTAKVRLQIQGENPGVQSVQYRGVLGTILTMVRTEGPRSPYSGLVAGLHRQMSFASIRIGLYDSVKQFYTPKGTDHSSVAIRILAGCTTGAMAVTCAQPTDVVKVRFQAMIRLGTGGERKYRGTMDAYRTIAREEGVRGLWKGTWPNITRNAIVNCAEMVTYDIIKEKLLDSHLFTDNFPCHFVSAFGAGFCATVVASPVDVVKTRYMNAPPGRYRSPLHCMLRMVAQEGPTAFYKGFMPSFLRLGSWNVMMFVTYEQLKRALMKVQVLRESPF, from the exons ATGGTTGGACTTCAGCCATCAGAAGTGCCTCCCACAACAGTTGTAAAGTTCCTGGGGGCCGGCACTGCAGCCTGTTTTGCTGATCTCCTCACCTTCCCCCTGGACACCGCCAAGGTCCGCCTGCAG ATCCAAGGGGAGAACCCAGGAGTGCAGAGCGTGCAGTACCGCGGCGTGCTCGGTACCATCCTGACTATGGTGCGCACAGAGGGTCCCCGCAGCCCCTACAGCGGGCTGGTCGCTGGCCTGCATCGCCAGATGAGTTTTGCCTCCATTCGAATTGGCCTCTACGACTCTGTCAAGCAGTTCTACACCCCCAAAGGAACGGACC ACTCCAGCGTCGCCATCAGGATTCTGGCAGGCTGCACCACGGGAGCCATGGCAGTGACCTGTGCTCAACCCACGGATGTGGTGAAGGTCCGATTTCAAGCCATGATACGCCTGGGAACTGGAGGCGAGAGGAAATACAGAGGGACTATGGATGCCTACAGAACCATCGCCAGGGAAGAAGGAGTCAGGGGACTGTGGAAAG GGACTTGGCCCAACATCACAAGAAACGCCATTGTCAATTGTGCTGAGATGGTGACCTATGACATCATCAAGGAGAAGCTGCTGGACTCTCACCTGTTCACTG ACAACTTCCCCTGTCACTTTGTCTCTGCCTTTGGAGCTGGTTTCTGTGCCACGGTGGTGGCCTCCCCAGTGGATGTGGTAAAGACCCGATACATGAACGCTCCCCCAGGCAGGTACCGAAGCCCCCTACACTGTATGCTGAGGATGGTGGCCCAGGAGGGCCCCACAGCCTTCTACAAAGG ATTCATGCCCTCCTTTCTGCGTCTGGGATCCTGGAACGTGATGATGTTTGTAACCTACGAGCAGCTGAAACGGGCCTTGATGAAAGTCCAGGTACTGCGGGAATCTCCATTTTGA
- the Ucp2 gene encoding dicarboxylate carrier SLC25A8, producing MVGFKATDVPPTATVKFLGAGTAACIADLITFPLDTAKVRLQIQGESQGLARTAASAQYRGVLGTILTMVRTEGPRSLYNGLVAGLQRQMSFASVRIGLYDSVKQFYTKGSEHAGIGSRLLAGSTTGALAVAVAQPTDVVKVRFQAQARAGGGRRYQSTVEAYKTIAREEGIRGLWKGTSPNVARNAIVNCTELVTYDLIKDTLLKANLMTDDLPCHFTSAFGAGFCTTVIASPVDVVKTRYMNSALGQYHSAGHCALTMLRKEGPRAFYKGFMPSFLRLGSWNVVMFVTYEQLKRALMAAYESREAPF from the exons ATGGTTGGTTTCAAGGCCACCGATGTGCCCCCCACAGCCACCGTGAAGTTCCTGGGGGCTGGGACAGCAGCCTGTATTGCAGATCTCATCACTTTCCCTCTAGACACCGCCAAAGTCCGGCTGCAG ATCCAAGGAGAGAGTCAAGGGCTAGCGCGCACCGCCGCCAGCGCCCAGTACCGCGGCGTGCTGGGCACCATCCTAACCATGGTGCGCACTGAGGGTCCGCGCAGCCTCTACAATGGGCTGGTCGCCGGCCTACAGCGCCAGATGAGCTTTGCCTCCGTCCGCATTGGCCTCTACGACTCTGTAAAGCAGTTCTACACCAAGGGCTCAGAGC ATGCAGGCATCGGGAGCCGCCTCCTGGCAGGTAGCACCACAGGTGccctggctgtggctgtggcccAACCTACAGATGTGGTAAAGGTCCGCTTCCAGGCCCAGGCCCGGGCTGGCGGTGGTCGGAGATACCAGAGCACTGTCGAAGCCTACAAGACCATTGCACGAGAGGAAGGGATCCGGGGCCTCTGGAAAG GGACCTCTCCCAATGTTGCCCGAAATGCCATTGTCAACTGTACTGAGCTGGTGACCTATGACCTCATCAAAGATACTCTCCTGAAAGCCAACCTCATGACAG ACGACCTCCCTTGCCACTTCACTTCTGCCTTCGGGGCGGGCTTCTGCACCACCGTCATTGCCTCCCCCGTTGATGTGGTCAAGACGAGATATATGAACTCTGCCTTGGGCCAGTACCACAGCGCCGGCCACTGTGCCCTGACCATGCTCCGGAAGGAGGGGCCCCGAGCCTTCTACAAGGG GTTCATGCCTTCCTTCCTCCGCTTGGGATCCTGGAACGTAGTAATGTTTGTCACCTATGAGCAGCTCAAAAGGGCCCTGATGGCTGCCTATGAATCCCGGGAGGCACCCTTTTGA